One Parashewanella spongiae genomic window, GATAATCAATCCCAAACTGCCACTCGTCCATATTAAATGACAAACTCGCATCAATCCCTGTACTATCTGCACGATTAAAACGAGCCATCATTGGAGACATCACAGGACGCAGAAGGCTATTTGACATGCCATGGCGAGCATTTTGCCAACCTATATGCCAATTCATTTCTCCCCACTCTAATGTGGATAGTCCTGCGATTTTTAACCTGTCAGTATCAATAAAATCAATATCCATAGGTAATGCAGGGCTCGCCGAATCACCAGTATTTATGGCTTGAAAATTCACCATTAATTGATGATTTTCAGTAAATTGATTTACATATTTTGCGCCGAATTTTTGTTTATCATATACCGAAGGGACAATTTTACGTCCTTGTCCATCTTCAACGGTATCTGTACCTTTTGACTGCTCAATATGAAGGAGTAAGGCTTGATCTGTAAACGCAAGGTTAGTAAGCGCACCTAATTGGGTTTGTTTGCCATTGTCGGTGTATTGAGACAGAATATGATTGAAATTTTGTTCAGTGTCCGCTTCAACCGTATTGACTTTGAGACTGCCACCGATTGTATCTACGCCACTACTGACAGGAGCAATACCACGCGTCATTTCCAACGATTCAGTCATTAATGTGCCAGCATAACTCAGTGGCGTATCCATCGCATTAGGTCCTGCACCTGAGAGTGCTAAGCCATCGACTTCAGTCGCAATATGATCACCATAAAGACCTCGATATTGTGCGATTTTACTTACTGGGCCATTGGCGTTTATATTGGCTCCTGGAATTGATTTTAACAAATCTGTCAAATCACTGCTTGGAATGGCATAGTTTGGGGTAGCCATAGCACTTTCATTAACATCAACTCTTTTGGACACTTGCCCTCTTACTTTAATGACTTCGTGCACTTCTTTTGAACTTGTATCAGCCCAACTATAGTTGCTCACCGCATACATTGAAAAAAGTAAAACACTCAGATGATTTAGGCGCATGTTAATAATTCCTTGTACATTTGTGACTAAATTTTGCATCTGAGAAATACAAACAACAATATTAAAATAGCAGAGTGCGACATCATGTCGCAGGTAAAACAAAATCAAACAAAAACATAGAGTTAAATAATCATAATTTCAAAAAACGCATTGACTTAAGTCAATTCAATCTCTAAGTGAGATCACAATTTATACACAAAAAAGCAGACAGGAACTACATGGGCAATGTACAAAATTTCTATCTGATTTTTAAATTGAAATTGAGTTCGTATTTAAGCGGTAGAATATCCATCTTGTAGTAACATTGTAGAAATGAGCGAATTTCGCCCGATTGAACGAAATTTATAAAATTCTTATAGTAAAGCCCTTGCCATTCCCTAGGCTGTGCGTATAATTCCGTTCCATCGCAAAGACAAGTGAGTTAATGCGATGACTTCTTTAAGATGCCTGAGTGGTGGAATTGGTAGACACGTCGGATTCAAAATGCGTAGTGTGTACACTTAAGATTTAACTAAACGGTTGTTTTAAAGAGTTAATTTTTAAAAAATTAACGAACAAAAACCTTGCAAAAACCTTGCAAAGATTTGCAAAGTTTAGATAGTCTAAAAAATATGCCCGAGTGGTGGAATTGGTAGACACGTCGGATTCAAAATCCGATTTCGAAAGAAGTGACGGTTCAAGTCCGTCCTCGGGTACCATATTTTTTTGATTAACAAGCCGACCATTGAGTCGGTTTTTTTGTTTTAATCTTATTTATCCATTAGCAATTTTCTCTCTAAATATATATAAGCCTGTTCAGCCCAATACCTTATTTCATATGAAAAGCCCTTTTCCTCTTTTAAAGTAGCTAGTAATGATAATACTTTGTCTTGAGTTTTTATTCCCTTAGAGGTCATTCTTGAAAATACATCATCCATTGTTTTAAAAATACTTTTATCAGAAATAGCTGTTTCAACACTGTTCCCCGCTGCTACCCATACCAAATTTGCTGCATGAGCAGTTACCCGACGTGCTGTTCTATTACTTATATCTATAGATTCATTTTTACAGTAATGGTTGACTATTCTTGAACTAGCCATTCTAGTTTTATTTCTTTTTATAGGTTCACCATCAAATAATTCATTTTCATTAATAGGTTCTTCAGGTTTTGGTTTCACATTTTCAAACACCTTCTCATCACATACTGAGAACATACTTCTAGCTTTGTTTATATCTTTATCAGTGATTTTACTCGATCTACCCCATATTTGATCAAACCAATTCATGATCTCTAATGTTTCGCTAGTTTCAATAGCCGCTTCAATTGTTCCTATACAACTATCCAAACCAAGTCCGTTTTGTGAAAAATTGGAAGAGCCAACAATCGCTGACTTTTCTGTGATAAAAACTTTAGAGTGAAGACGTTCTAACTTCCTAATTTCAACGTTTTCTTTCTTCATCAAATCACTAATAACATCAGGGTTAGTTCCCCCATCTGAAAGGTTGCAAACTATTTTATAGTACCTATTATCACTGATTAAATATTCAACTCGCTTTCCCCAATAAGCTACAGCAATCATAATTGGTTCTGAATTGGGCTGTTTGCATGTAAGTATTTCTATGCAGTTTCTAATTGCTTTATTATCTTTTAAAAAGTTCATATGTATCATCCATGATTTAACGATTACATCGCCCATTGAGAATCCAATCGTTTACCGAGTTTACCTCTCCGTAGCTAACGTCAAACTTACCATAAACATCAATAAAACCTTCAAATAGGTAAGTTAAATTTTTTAAAATCAATACCCTACTTCATAAAACCCATGCACACATAAAATTTAAGTATATGCAGGTTCTTGTTGTAAAAACTCTTTTAAGTTAGCCCCCGTATACTTTTTATACTGCTTGATAGACTCTTCACTATTGCTGAAAATATGAGTTTGAGCCATTCTGGCAATTTTTATATTCATTTCATTAACTATTTCCTCTGTAACATGTACGAATCCATTAGAAAATCGCTTAGACCGTGCCATCATAAAAGCTGTATTAGGTGAAATAGGATAATATAAATCCAGCTCTTCCTCTTTTGGTGGCTCAAAACTTCCGCTTTCCCGATAATCAAAAACATTTATAACAGGTTGATCAGAAGTAATAAAAGGAATGTCTGTTTTATTAATTAATAAACTAATATTGTGAAGGTTTTGAGTAAGTTCAAGAGTTACAGCAAAATTCAATCCGATGGTATA contains:
- a CDS encoding DUF4238 domain-containing protein, whose product is MKFLRNFNPQGREQYEIADFKKTLEESWWFISYTIGLNFAVTLELTQNLHNISLLINKTDIPFITSDQPVINVFDYRESGSFEPPKEEELDLYYPISPNTAFMMARSKRFSNGFVHVTEEIVNEMNIKIARMAQTHIFSNSEESIKQYKKYTGANLKEFLQQEPAYT
- a CDS encoding phospholipase D family protein; this encodes MGDVIVKSWMIHMNFLKDNKAIRNCIEILTCKQPNSEPIMIAVAYWGKRVEYLISDNRYYKIVCNLSDGGTNPDVISDLMKKENVEIRKLERLHSKVFITEKSAIVGSSNFSQNGLGLDSCIGTIEAAIETSETLEIMNWFDQIWGRSSKITDKDINKARSMFSVCDEKVFENVKPKPEEPINENELFDGEPIKRNKTRMASSRIVNHYCKNESIDISNRTARRVTAHAANLVWVAAGNSVETAISDKSIFKTMDDVFSRMTSKGIKTQDKVLSLLATLKEEKGFSYEIRYWAEQAYIYLERKLLMDK